The genomic segment TTTTTCGGTAATCGTTCCGTCGAAATCGCAGAACAGGACGAGCTTTTTGCTCATCGTGCGCCACCCCACTTTTCCAGGGCGATCGCCAGCTCTTGTGATTCCGCTGCGGCTTCTTCCAATGTTCGGCCAGCGGTGACAGCCTCAATCGCAGCAACGAACGCTTTCGCTCCTGCGGTTGCTCCACCGGGATGACCGTGGATTCCGCCTCCTGCATTGACGATTTGATCTAAACCAAAGTCTTGATACAGCTGTGGAACCAGCCCTGGATGAATGCCGGCAGACGGAACCGGGAAGGAACGGCGGACACCGTTCAGCGGGTCGGTCAAATGCTTGGCGAGCTGCAACGCTTCTGTTTTGTCCAAGGCGACATTGCCATATGGAGATGGGAAGAGCACTAAATCTGCCCCAGCTACACGCATCAACGTTCCGAGCAGAAGCGGGGTGGCGATACCGTAGTCAGGCGATGGATAGTAAGCGCCTGCCAATGCTGGATGTGCCATGATCGGTACGTGTACATCAGGATCGGCTGCCAAACGATGCAGGGCATCGAAACCAAAGGCCAGCACGTTGAACAAGAGGCAGTCAGCACCCGCATCTACTGCACGTTTCGCTTTTTCGTTCAGCTCATGCACAGGTCCAGTCAAGTTGGCTGCATAGAGGACGGGCTTGCCTGTTTCGGCTTCCGTCTCTTGTGCGATTTGCTTGAACGCTTTGATCCGTTCGATAAAAGGAGCACGGTCATCTGCAAAGAAGATTTCGTCATCTTTCACGAGATCGACTCCACCCAAGGCTTGCGCCCGGAATTGCGTCTTCAGATCGTCGAAAGGAAGACCCAGGCACGATTTGAAAATGCTCATCAAGAGCGGACGGTTATGTGCCCCTAAACGTTCGCGCAGACCATCAATGCCGAACTTGGGTCCCGGAAAAGCCTGGAGGAATGAGTCAGGGAAAACGATGTCGACGAGCTTGATTTTGCCATCCATCGATAGTTTGCCGAATATTCCGGTCAACAGGGATGGAATGTCCGCTGTAAAATTACGAGTCGGATAGCTGACGGTAATCAGACCGCGTGTTTCTCCGTTTTCCAGTGTCGCAAGTGGTGTCGCGCTCACGGCTTCACCGAGATACGGTGCTAGCTCAGCTTGCTTGGCAAGCGGCAGGTCCGTCCAGGAGCCGACTGTCATACCGACAGCAATGGCTTGCGCTTTCTTGTTCAAGTCTTTTGCTTGTGTGAGATAGGTAACGAGGATACGTTGTTCACTCATGGTACGTCTAATCCTCCTTGTATGAATTAAAAAAGCCTCCCCTTTGAGCAGGGAGGCGGTTGTCGACTATGAAAGCGTCTCGTCTCCTCTCATCTCTCGGGTCAGTAGCCGAGACGAGCCAAAGACGCTCCATCTCGACTCTTATCCGTTGGAATTAGCACCGTTTCGCTATCCAAGGTACGCATTATCATCGTACGTTTCATGGTATAGCGCCGGTTGCCGGGCATCATAGGGCCAGTCCCTCAGCCAGCTCGCGATAAGAGTTATTCGTTTC from the Brevibacillus brevis genome contains:
- a CDS encoding 2,3-diketo-5-methylthiopentyl-1-phosphate enolase produces the protein MSEQRILVTYLTQAKDLNKKAQAIAVGMTVGSWTDLPLAKQAELAPYLGEAVSATPLATLENGETRGLITVSYPTRNFTADIPSLLTGIFGKLSMDGKIKLVDIVFPDSFLQAFPGPKFGIDGLRERLGAHNRPLLMSIFKSCLGLPFDDLKTQFRAQALGGVDLVKDDEIFFADDRAPFIERIKAFKQIAQETEAETGKPVLYAANLTGPVHELNEKAKRAVDAGADCLLFNVLAFGFDALHRLAADPDVHVPIMAHPALAGAYYPSPDYGIATPLLLGTLMRVAGADLVLFPSPYGNVALDKTEALQLAKHLTDPLNGVRRSFPVPSAGIHPGLVPQLYQDFGLDQIVNAGGGIHGHPGGATAGAKAFVAAIEAVTAGRTLEEAAAESQELAIALEKWGGAR